The segment agtatttagtaaatattctaagtaaataatatttacatcaagataacaacacaatatataagaattatcttattttaaaaaaaaacataatattgtaaaaaaatcacttcttttaatttttttttacttttataatagtaaaatattattttaagataacaacacaatatataagaatcatcataatatcttttaaaaatgtataagatttttaatataaaatttgttttattatataatagaatatatatagaaattcattaaggataacATAGGCTTTAGCCACTCTAATTTTTAATGTGAGAGCTCTTGCGAAAAAttatttcacaaataatagtatagattggaATTATCGTTGACTTCTAAAGACTATGCatgaattttcaaatttttgattagttaagGTATGTTTTGGCATGCAATAAGAGTTGAGGTATGTATTTTTTATCGACCCCTAGTTCATGCatgaatttcaaaaattttattaGTAAAAGTATGTTTTGACATGCAGTTAAATTTGGGAATGAATAAGCCGTTTTCCCGACCAAGAACACTATCTTTTAATGCCTAGGATGACCAAAGGCAACTAATTATGTAATGCACCAGTTTGCTACCCAtgtttatactttttattattacatattatattatacattttatcATTAATCAGACATGTAAACTATATATGttggttaattttttattaaaccagtTTCATTAGTGCGGGTTTCAACCTAGTCCTTATGGTAAGCAAGATTGCATTAACTGTATTTAATGGATATGTTTTTGCATGATCATCGTCCTTTGTTCACGTAATTAATGTCTATAACATCATATCTCATTATTCACAACATAATTTTTTCAGTTGTCCATGTCCATGTGGAAAACATTTGGTGGACACGCCTCAAATGAAGTGTTCGTGTGGACGCTATTCGGTGGATTCATCTCAACTCTCCTAATTAAATGTAGTTTTGtgataaaatgttattttacaaatttgcgaaaatgtaattttattgttttgaaaGAAAATACGATTTTGCTATTTTAATTATGATAGTAATCATCAATATAGAAGCTACTGACTATCATTTGACATTTTAATAGTggtgaaaataagaaaacacaAACATAATCCATTTTATTCGTATTAGAAGAACAAGAACAACTCAACCTTCTCTCATAGAAAacgaaaacaacaacaacagcacagtcgcaagaaaaaaagaaaagaaaagaaaacaacagCAACAAACTCACATGATTGAAGAAGCATCATTAAAGCAAAATCAGAAACAATAACAAGTCTTAAAGATTgactcaacaaaaaaaattgagaccAGAACCTCCAAACTTCTCTTCAGTGGTTCTATCTATTACATCTGCCAAGGACTCACTCAAAGTATCTCTCCATCCTCCAGTCTCTCCCTTTCTAAAGAAAGCATTAGTCTCTATTCCATTTGGCAGTTTCCCTTGTCTATTAACTTCCAAACTACTCAAACTCTCAAAGCTACACAACTTCACAATCTCACTCACTTCTTCCTCTGCAGTAAAACCACATCCCAAGAACTCTGCCATTCTCTTGACCATATCTCCGGTCTGCTTCTTGAGCTCCTCGTATGTAACAAACAAGACCTTGTTCGGATTCTTGCGGCTTTCATACCAGTATTCCAACACATGTTCCCAAAAGGGTCCACCAATAAACTTGCCTTGACAAAACGCTTCAACAGCTTTTTCAATAGGATAATCAGCGGTTTCTTCAGGAGCAAGTTTCTTCCCAAAATGCCATAAGGAAACAAACACGTCCTTAGGGTTTCTACAACAATAGACAATCTTACAAGACGAGCTCTTAATGGAAACTGGCAGAGAATGGTGCGTTAAGTGCGTTTGCATGAGTCTTGGAGAAGGCAACTTGGAGAAACCGACATCTGGAGATACGCAGTAATCTCCTTCCAAGTAGGGCACAAGGGGGTGCGGATTGGTAGCTAGAAGTGGATGATTACCAGAAACAGGAAACTT is part of the Brassica rapa cultivar Chiifu-401-42 chromosome A09, CAAS_Brap_v3.01, whole genome shotgun sequence genome and harbors:
- the LOC117128329 gene encoding cytosolic sulfotransferase 12-like isoform X1; the encoded protein is MASSSVPVYLGDENLTQETRDLLSSLPSEKGWLVSQMYQYEGSWHTKAMLQGIVNCQKHFEAKDSDIILATIPKSGTTWLKALLFALIHQNKFPVSGNHPLLATNPHPLVPYLEGDYCVSPDVGFSKLPSPRLMQTHLTHHSLPVSIKSSSCKIVYCCRNPKDVFVSLWHFGKKLAPEETADYPIEKAVEAFCQGKFIGGPFWEHVLEYWYESRKNPNKVLFVTYEELKKQTGDMVKRMAEFLGCGFTAEEEVSEIVKLCSFESLSSLEVNRQGKLPNGIETNAFFRKGETGGWRDTLSESLADVIDRTTEEKFGGSGLNFFC
- the LOC117128329 gene encoding cytosolic sulfotransferase 12-like isoform X2, whose translation is MASSSVPVYLGDENLTQETRDLLSSLPSEKGWLVSQMYQYEGSWHTKAMLQGIVNCQKHFEAKDSDIILATIPKSATNPHPLVPYLEGDYCVSPDVGFSKLPSPRLMQTHLTHHSLPVSIKSSSCKIVYCCRNPKDVFVSLWHFGKKLAPEETADYPIEKAVEAFCQGKFIGGPFWEHVLEYWYESRKNPNKVLFVTYEELKKQTGDMVKRMAEFLGCGFTAEEEVSEIVKLCSFESLSSLEVNRQGKLPNGIETNAFFRKGETGGWRDTLSESLADVIDRTTEEKFGGSGLNFFC